One window from the genome of Garra rufa chromosome 1, GarRuf1.0, whole genome shotgun sequence encodes:
- the LOC141331719 gene encoding fas-binding factor 1 homolog, with the protein MTSKQKKGLRSSIDDVLGDLLGDDDDDDEGPVKVRSPAAVSSRPTAVLTSRSGKRSLLDEDFFSKLAEEAEKDDEASDVSEADPAALLDSMKNMDDMDADLFSSKKKPSSAPVQRKEPSKAGDKSKTTEEMAPEDKKPSSAPASTARTYKKFSFLDKVDDSLDDLLDDLENKPKMTKKTEPPSSSPAVPQKTETASPAAAVKKREDLTFDDDEDDLIDALGFGETLKTQGNGKTQKKDSDPPLRARTRLDEILGRGTSPRLLERPATGEKTDTPQPEKQIEKPPEKSSAGKASLMDEEDFTFGSYQPTMGSTPEGRQSRRQSVRFSTEDVSVHSPEHKPKPSTRAARPRSDWLGLKQDEEEQKIKEEPKQSAPETLKPPASPSTVARKESPALKTITTDPPATPSSPKTVSKPVKRDEDEEDDWLTGALTRKKTQSVSQIEDREKKQEGRRQDETPVPNPEPSRESTGVSVQHNTSSETHKPVFPQKSPAEGAVAMTQTHTPLSADGLQQLLIQQQLAQSQLWGLGSSLDSQRLRDTDHQHDVTSLQKRIIQLEGQVRSLQLERDQNQMLLESVQQRHKQDTELMENMHRARVKLLEESAAQRELRSRQENEDLAERLAAVTRLAEQERAEMQAQQQRRLAQCQQDRDREVERLRDLQRKSILEMKRDHEEQIQRLKKLKDEEIDAVTSATSQTRSLTVVIEQMEQFSHRLGDLSSRVESSHENTAQGLEIGARQRDEQLRVLQDRLNQQQREMAEERSRLKEVIAKMDTQLVGQQRQLEKERWRVTSELAKAESSLRGLEEERRTMTQQFSMEREELERAKSALLEEQQSVMQHCAEERRKLAAEWSRFHTQEKLRQERVEKEASRAMERDANREGSIINMAQEQVDLKLRAGELKQKEEALLRERDSLENLRQELDTEKDRLSAAALRLKTRAQEVEGFSKLASERFEEGERALRESRQVEAEHQTRLRNIHTQMERLRQQEHNLQQERLRMTDHHRDIERLRHTLPVHPGTSAPLITDFSPALASTHLNAAVNPLPSELHARLALIKHTAEKDRDFLQEEQYFLDTLKKTSYNSTVNT; encoded by the exons ATg ACTTCAAAACAGAAGAAGGGGCTCAGAA GCTCTATAGATGACGTGTTAGGAGATCTGCtgggtgatgatgatgatgatgatgaag GTCCGGTGAAGGTGCGATCACCTGCAGCTGTGTCCAGCAGACCCACGGCCGTCCTCACGTCCCGCAGCGGGAAGAG ATCACTTCTGGATGAGGATTTCTTCAGTAAACTGGCAGAAGAGGCTGAGAAAGATGATGAG GCCTCTGATGTGTCTGAGGCAGATCCTGCCGCTCTACTGGACAGCATGAAG AACATGGACGACATGGACGCAGATCTGTTCAGCTCCAAGAAGAAGCCGAGCTCTGCTCCTGTTCAGAGGAAAGAACCTTCTAAAGCAGGAGACAAGAGCAAAACCACAG AGGAGATGGCTCCTGAAGACAAAAAGCCCAGTTCTGCTCCAGCCTCCACAGCGAGAACTTACAAGAAGTTCAGCTTTCTGG ATAAAGTTGACGATTCGTTAGATGATCTACTGGATGATCTGGAAAACAAGCCGAAGATGACAAAAAAAACTGAGCCGCCCTCTTCCTCACCAGCCGTTCCTCAGAAAACAGAGACGG CATCTCCAGCAGCCGCTGTGAAGAAAAGGGAAGATCTGACgtttgatgatgatgaagatgatctGATCGACGCTCTGGGCTTCGGAGAAACACTCAAAACACAAGGAAACGGAAAGACGCAGAAGAAAGACAG TGATCCTCCTCTGAGAGCTCGCACACGACTGGATGAGATCTTGGGACGAGGAACGTCTCCTCGTCTGCTGGAGAGACCCGCCACGGGAGAGAAGACAGACACACCACAGCCTGAGAAACAGATAGAGAAACCACCAGAGAAGAGCTCAGCTGGAAAAG CATCTCTGATGGATGAGGAGGACTTCACATTCGGATCTTATCAGCCCACGATGGGTTCGACTCCAGAGGGCCGTCAGTCCCGCAGACAGTCTGTCAG ATTCTCGACTGAAGACGTGAGCGTTCACTCGCCCGAACACAAACCCAAACCCTCCACACGTGCCGCAAGGCCCAGATCAGACTGGCTCGGCCTGAAGCAGGATGAAGAGGAGCAAAAGATAAAGGAGGAACCCAAACAATCAGCACCAGAGACCCTAAAGCCTCCAGCATCACCGTCCACAGTGGCCCGAAAAGAGTCGCCCGCTTTAAAAACAATAACTACAGATCCACCGGCCACACCCTCGTCTCCTAAAACCGTCTCAAAACCAGTGAAGAGAGACGAGGACGAGGAAGACGACTGGCTCACCGGAGCACTGACTCGCAAGAAAACACAGTCAGTGAGCCAAATAGAGGACAGAGAGAAAAAACAGGAAGGAAGACGACAGGACGAGACACCCGTCCCAAACCCAGAGCCCAG CAGAGAGTCCACTGGCGTCTCCGTCCAACACAACACGAGCTCAGAAACTCACAAACCTG TGTTTCCACAGAAATCACCTGCAGAGGGTGCTGTAGCcatgacacaaacacacacacctctGTCTGCAGACGGTCTACAGCAGCTACTCATACAACAACAG ctggcTCAGTCTCAGCTGTGGGGTCTGGGCAGCTCTTTGGACTCACAGAGACTCAGAGACACGGACCATCAACATGACGTGACGTCACTGCAGAAACGCATCATTCAGCTGGAGGGACAG GTGAGGAGTTTACAGCTGGAGAGAGACCAGAATCAGATGCTGTTAGAGAGCGTTCAACAGAGACACAAACAAGACACTGAGCTCATGGAGAACATGCACAG AGCTCGTGTGAAGCTGCTGGAGGAATCGGCTGCTCAGCGAGAGCTGCGCTCGCGGCAGGAGAACGAGGACCTGGCGGAGAGACTGGCTGCAGTCACACGTCTGGCGGAGCAGGAGAGAGCAGAGATGCAGGCACAGCAACAGCGCAGACTTGCGCAGTGTCAGCAGGACAGAGACAGAGAGGTGGAGAGACTCAGAGACCTGCAGAG GAAGTCCATCCTGGAGATGAAGAGAGATCATGAAGAGCAGATCCAGCGTCTGAAGAAACTGAAGGATGAGGAGATCGACGCAGTGACCAGTGCCACGTCTCAGACCAG GTCTCTGACGGTGGTCATCGAGCAGATGGAGCAGTTCTCCCACAGGCTGGGTGATCTTTCATCTCGGGTGGAGAGTTCACATGAAAACACGGCTCAAGGACTGGAGATCGGAGCCAGACAGAGAGACGAACAGCTTAGAG TTCTGCAGGATCGCTTAAATCAGCAGCAGCGTGAAATGGCTGAAGAGAGGTCACGACTCAAAGAGGTCATCGCCAAGATGGACACCCAGCTGGTCGGGCAGCAGAGACAGCTGGAGAAG GAGCGCTGGCGGGTGACATCAGAACTGGCCAAAGCTGAATCATCTCTGCGAGGACTGGAGGAGGAGAGACGGACCATGACGCAACAATTCAGCATGGAGAGAGAGGAGCTGGAGAGGGCAAAG AGCGCTCTGCTGGAGGAGCAGCAGTCCGTCATGCAGCACTGTGCTGAGGAGCGCAGGAAACTGGCAGCCGAGTGGAGCCGCTTTCACACGCAGGAGAAACTACGTCAGGAGCGCGTCGAGAAAGAGGCCAGCCGAGCCATGGAGAGAGACGCAAATAGAGAGGGGTCCATCATCAACATGGCACAG GAGCAGGTGGATCTGAAGCTGCGCGCCGGAGAGCTGAAACAGAAGGAGGAAGCGCTGCTGCGAGAAAGAGACAGTCTGGAGAACCTGAGACAGGAGCTGGACACTGAGAAAGACAGACTGAGCGCCGCGGCTCTGAGACTCAAGACTCGAGCGCAGGAGGTGGAGGGGTTCAGTAAG CTGGCGTCTGAGCGCTTTGAGGAGGGAGAGCGAGCGCTGAGAGAGTCCAGACAGGTGGAGGCCGAACATCAGACACGACTACGCAACATCCACACACAGATGGAGAGACTACGACAACAGGAGCACAACCTACAACAG GAGCGTCTGAGGATGACGGATCATCACAGAGACATTGAGAGACTAAGACACACTCTTCCCGTCCATCCGGGGACGTCAGCACCTCTCATTACAG ATTTCTCTCCAGCATTGGCCAGCACACACCTGAACGCTGCTGTGAACCCACTGCCCTCTGAACTTCATGCCCGCCTCGCCCTCATCAAACACACTGCTGAGAAG GACAGAGACTTCCTGCAGGAGGAGCAGTACTTTCTAGACACCCTGAAGAAAACCTCATACAACTCAACCGTCAACACATGA